One window from the genome of Borreliella burgdorferi B31 encodes:
- a CDS encoding plasmid maintenance protein, with translation MQNAFTNRKNTPCQNKLQHKLIVFISTLKYINSKYKKYTQSNILYYFNENLKRNGQPTVKLKTMQNYLYKLEKEIKVTTNYHKHLGVNFGTEIYYKLNYPKKECYLKINQHFKEKKDIRFQARVNNYLKDKFNKKGNLNLEECNNNNNNKEEEEEDIRNNKIEKCQIKKYFNKCNFLSEEAKSILELNISKNKTIEIIKIIKKIETDLTKNKNKVCFKKKQKMLKEILSKTKKQLEKKGYDTKQLKLKIENIYKSYKTKPHFIIENKKYKDLDKIRLKLEKSIEIKKESITKKYIHIKVNIFNILIEQLKKELEIKTLKPIIKNYLNSKKTLEYDKVFNTYYYELLETIKKTKNSLYKDCQTKMLYKDNV, from the coding sequence ATGCAAAATGCATTTACCAACCGCAAAAACACACCTTGCCAGAATAAATTACAACACAAATTAATAGTTTTTATCTCTACGCTAAAGTATATAAACAGTAAATATAAAAAATATACCCAAAGTAATATACTTTATTACTTTAATGAAAATTTAAAAAGAAATGGACAACCAACTGTTAAACTAAAAACAATGCAAAATTATCTTTACAAATTAGAAAAAGAAATAAAAGTAACGACCAACTACCATAAACATTTGGGAGTAAATTTTGGAACTGAAATTTATTACAAACTTAATTATCCAAAAAAAGAATGCTACCTTAAAATCAATCAACACTTTAAAGAAAAAAAAGATATAAGATTCCAAGCAAGGGTTAACAACTACCTTAAAGACAAATTTAATAAAAAAGGGAATCTAAATTTAGAGGAGTGTAATAATAATAATAATAATAAAGAAGAAGAAGAAGAAGACATAAGAAATAATAAAATAGAAAAATGTCAAATAAAAAAATATTTCAACAAATGTAACTTTTTATCCGAAGAAGCTAAGTCCATTTTAGAATTAAACATTAGTAAGAATAAAACAATTGAAATAATAAAAATAATAAAAAAAATTGAAACCGACTTAACAAAAAATAAAAACAAAGTTTGTTTTAAGAAAAAGCAAAAAATGTTGAAAGAAATACTAAGCAAAACTAAAAAGCAATTAGAAAAAAAAGGATATGACACCAAACAACTGAAACTCAAAATCGAAAACATATATAAAAGTTATAAAACCAAGCCCCATTTTATTATTGAAAATAAAAAATACAAAGACCTAGACAAAATAAGGCTTAAACTAGAAAAATCAATTGAAATTAAAAAAGAAAGTATTACAAAAAAATATATACATATAAAAGTAAATATTTTCAACATACTAATAGAACAATTGAAAAAAGAATTGGAAATAAAAACTTTAAAGCCAATTATAAAAAATTATCTAAATAGCAAAAAAACCCTAGAATATGATAAAGTGTTCAATACCTATTATTATGAACTATTAGAAACTATAAAGAAAACGAAAAATAGCCTGTACAAAGATTGTCAAACAAAGATGTTATATAAGGATAATGTATGA
- a CDS encoding DUF226 domain-containing protein, whose product MKSIIKSIKIEKPRIKCKNKDRFIKIEKENDKTMYHTKIMMDIYKLGIDNKRNECRISLRTLFNQMKVEEVRLYSIKEGDKFLGIYYGYRKPIKNIFVKYEINGTIKSYGLSKAHYIEFRFKKGSVFCYFKGLFRLLKKEKENTPYNMACIDMFTKLEKHVYEFYGKKYPEKGIIIRWIEKNQK is encoded by the coding sequence ATGAAAAGCATCATAAAATCTATAAAAATAGAGAAACCAAGAATTAAATGTAAAAATAAAGATCGTTTCATAAAGATTGAAAAAGAAAATGACAAAACAATGTATCATACAAAAATAATGATGGATATTTATAAATTAGGAATTGACAATAAAAGAAATGAATGTCGTATATCATTAAGAACACTATTTAATCAAATGAAAGTAGAAGAAGTTCGTTTATATTCTATAAAAGAAGGGGACAAATTTTTAGGTATTTACTATGGATATAGAAAACCTATAAAAAACATTTTCGTAAAATATGAAATAAACGGAACCATAAAGTCATATGGATTATCAAAAGCACATTACATAGAATTTAGATTTAAAAAAGGAAGCGTTTTTTGTTACTTTAAAGGATTATTTCGCTTATTAAAAAAAGAAAAAGAAAATACACCATATAATATGGCTTGTATTGATATGTTTACAAAACTAGAGAAACACGTATATGAATTTTACGGTAAAAAATATCCAGAAAAAGGAATAATTATAAGATGGATAGAAAAAAATCAAAAATAA
- a CDS encoding ParA family protein yields the protein MDRKKSKIITIASLKGGVGKSTTSIILANLLSKKHKVLLIDTDDQAATTSYYYNELETKNFDISKMNIGNVIKDGTDINKSIINVENNIALIPSYITVDELNGEYYYDNRHLPIEFSLKTKLNSIADNYDYIIIDTNPKRNFTLKLSLISSNYVISPMTAEKWAVEGFETLRRYIKEVAGIPIFIVITRFKKNVTHKQLMEIVSMKNGFLGYISEREDLNKRIGCNEKFDFSKDYIIEYKKILDVFLGKL from the coding sequence ATGGATAGAAAAAAATCAAAAATAATAACAATTGCAAGCCTTAAAGGGGGCGTTGGTAAAAGCACAACTTCAATAATACTTGCAAATCTATTATCGAAAAAGCATAAAGTACTTTTGATCGATACAGATGATCAAGCTGCTACTACAAGCTATTATTATAATGAATTAGAAACAAAAAATTTCGATATATCTAAAATGAACATAGGAAATGTTATAAAAGACGGTACAGATATTAATAAAAGCATTATTAATGTTGAAAATAACATAGCTTTGATACCCAGTTATATAACAGTCGATGAATTAAATGGAGAGTATTATTATGATAACCGGCATCTTCCAATTGAATTTTCATTAAAGACGAAATTAAATTCCATAGCAGACAACTATGATTATATTATAATTGATACTAATCCCAAAAGGAATTTCACATTAAAGCTTTCCCTAATTAGCAGTAATTATGTAATATCTCCAATGACGGCAGAAAAATGGGCAGTTGAAGGATTTGAAACATTAAGAAGGTATATAAAAGAAGTTGCTGGAATACCAATATTTATTGTTATTACAAGGTTTAAAAAAAATGTTACCCACAAGCAATTAATGGAAATAGTAAGCATGAAAAACGGGTTTTTGGGATACATAAGCGAAAGAGAAGATTTAAATAAAAGAATAGGGTGTAAT